Proteins encoded together in one Streptomyces sp. NBC_01408 window:
- a CDS encoding NAD(P)/FAD-dependent oxidoreductase: MTHVLVIGGGVGGLATALLTARRGHTAELFERDTRVPGTALDRDFFGWRRPAVPQATQPHVLLGAARKVLRDELPDVYAELLRLGACERHELDWFDVRPPARPGDEDLVMIQTRRILLESALVTALRAEPGVVARYGEPVTGLTTEPGIRVTGVTTEAGSYRGDLVVDAGGRRGGVERWLTAAGCRPSVVERHRTGLAYFCRWYRLPESMAQGPRRPWAVTGGTFAGCAVFPADNRVFAVTLIVHTGDSTRSALRDPAVFEAAARCFPPGAAWLDLGAEPLSGVVATASLDNRWSALVDEGGPVVTGLVPVGDAITHTNPTLGQGTSLALWAASRVARTAHRDPGSERFAADHHAWAVRTLKPWFDFQVGVDAAVGERFATMAARTGTARETAALFDCALEDPEVMRARARVRHLADPPEQAYADPEIRARVARWLAARPEYAPNAAGPDRAEWEKLTSG, translated from the coding sequence ATGACACATGTGCTGGTCATCGGCGGAGGGGTCGGCGGGCTGGCCACGGCCCTGCTGACAGCGCGGCGGGGGCACACGGCCGAACTGTTCGAGCGCGACACGCGGGTCCCCGGTACCGCCCTCGACCGCGACTTCTTCGGCTGGCGCCGCCCGGCCGTACCGCAGGCGACTCAGCCGCACGTACTGCTCGGGGCCGCGCGCAAGGTACTGCGGGACGAACTGCCCGACGTCTACGCGGAGCTGCTCCGGCTCGGGGCGTGCGAACGGCACGAGCTCGACTGGTTCGACGTACGGCCGCCCGCCCGGCCCGGTGACGAGGACCTCGTCATGATCCAGACCCGGCGCATCCTGCTGGAGAGCGCACTGGTCACGGCCCTGCGCGCGGAGCCGGGGGTCGTGGCGCGGTACGGGGAGCCGGTCACCGGCCTGACCACGGAACCCGGGATCCGGGTGACGGGAGTGACCACCGAGGCCGGGAGCTACCGGGGGGACCTCGTGGTGGACGCGGGAGGGCGGCGCGGCGGCGTGGAGCGATGGCTGACCGCCGCGGGGTGCCGTCCCTCCGTCGTGGAACGCCACCGCACGGGGCTGGCTTACTTCTGCCGCTGGTACCGGCTGCCCGAGAGCATGGCGCAGGGACCGCGCCGGCCGTGGGCGGTGACCGGCGGCACCTTCGCCGGCTGCGCCGTCTTCCCGGCCGACAACCGGGTGTTCGCCGTGACCCTGATCGTGCACACCGGGGACAGCACCCGCTCCGCCCTGCGCGACCCCGCCGTCTTCGAGGCCGCCGCGCGCTGCTTCCCGCCCGGCGCGGCCTGGCTGGACCTGGGCGCCGAACCGCTGTCCGGGGTGGTGGCCACCGCGAGCCTGGACAACCGGTGGAGCGCTCTGGTCGACGAGGGGGGCCCGGTCGTGACGGGACTGGTGCCGGTCGGGGACGCGATCACGCACACCAACCCGACCCTCGGGCAGGGCACTTCGCTCGCCCTGTGGGCCGCGAGCAGGGTGGCCCGGACGGCGCACCGGGACCCGGGCTCGGAGCGGTTCGCCGCGGACCACCACGCGTGGGCGGTCCGCACGCTGAAGCCGTGGTTCGACTTCCAGGTGGGCGTGGACGCGGCCGTCGGGGAGCGCTTCGCGACCATGGCCGCGCGGACCGGGACGGCGCGCGAGACGGCCGCACTCTTCGACTGCGCGCTGGAGGACCCCGAGGTGATGCGGGCGCGGGCCAGGGTCCGGCACCTGGCGGACCCGCCGGAGCAGGCGTACGCGGACCCGGAGATCCGGGCCCGGGTGGCCCGCTGGCTGGCCGCGCGGCCGGAGTACGCGCCGAACGCGGCCGGGCCGGACCGGGCGGAGTGGGAGAAGCTCACTTCGGGCTGA
- a CDS encoding ATP-dependent DNA ligase, whose amino-acid sequence MDLPVMPPVKPMLAKAVAKIPPGMQYEAKWDGFRAIVHRDGDEVEIGSRTGKSLTRYFPELVVALKENLPTRCVVDGEIVIVHGGRLDFDRLTERIHPAQSRVTLLAERTPASFVAFDLLALGDEPLLDTPLTDRRAALTQALSTARPPVHLAPATTDPALAQEWFERFEGAGLDGVIAKPLDLPYRPDARLMFKIKHERTADTVVAGFRFHKSGPIVGSLLLGLYDAHGALQHVGVCAAFPMKRRAELVDELEPLRMADAAGHPWAAWAEEEAHESARLPGAQSRWTGKKDLSWVPLRPTRVCEVKYDHMEGDRFRHTAQFRRWRPDRAPESCTYAQLEEVVGYDLAAVLGPVT is encoded by the coding sequence ATGGATCTACCGGTGATGCCGCCCGTGAAACCGATGCTCGCCAAGGCCGTGGCGAAGATCCCGCCCGGGATGCAGTACGAGGCCAAGTGGGACGGCTTCCGTGCCATCGTGCACCGTGACGGCGACGAGGTGGAGATCGGCAGCCGCACCGGGAAGAGCCTGACCAGGTACTTTCCCGAGCTGGTGGTGGCCCTGAAGGAGAACCTGCCGACTCGGTGCGTCGTGGACGGCGAGATCGTGATCGTTCATGGCGGGCGCCTCGATTTCGACCGGCTGACCGAGCGCATCCATCCCGCGCAGTCCCGGGTCACCCTCCTCGCCGAGAGGACCCCCGCCAGTTTCGTCGCCTTCGACCTGCTCGCGCTCGGCGACGAGCCGCTCCTCGACACGCCGCTCACCGACCGCCGTGCCGCCCTCACCCAAGCCCTGTCCACCGCTCGGCCCCCCGTCCACCTCGCGCCCGCGACCACTGATCCCGCGCTCGCGCAGGAGTGGTTCGAGCGGTTCGAGGGCGCCGGACTCGACGGGGTGATCGCCAAACCGCTCGATCTGCCCTACCGGCCCGATGCCCGGCTCATGTTCAAGATCAAGCACGAGCGTACGGCCGACACCGTCGTCGCGGGTTTCCGTTTCCACAAGAGCGGTCCGATTGTCGGATCACTGCTCCTCGGCCTGTACGACGCCCACGGCGCCCTCCAGCACGTGGGCGTGTGCGCCGCCTTCCCCATGAAGCGCCGCGCCGAGCTGGTCGACGAGCTCGAACCCCTCCGGATGGCCGACGCCGCAGGTCACCCCTGGGCCGCCTGGGCCGAGGAGGAGGCGCACGAAAGCGCCCGGCTGCCCGGCGCGCAGAGCCGGTGGACCGGGAAGAAGGACCTGTCCTGGGTCCCGCTGCGCCCCACGCGGGTCTGCGAGGTGAAGTACGACCACATGGAGGGCGACCGCTTCCGGCACACCGCCCAGTTCCGCCGCTGGCGGCCCGACCGGGCGCCGGAGAGCTGCACCTACGCCCAGCTCGAGGAGGTCGTCGGCTACGACCTCGCCGCGGTGCTCGGCCCCGTCACCTGA
- the ligD gene encoding non-homologous end-joining DNA ligase — protein sequence MGAAGNAIELEAGGRTVRLSSPDKVYFPERGLTKRHVAEYYLAVADGITRALRNRPTTLERFPDGVDGESFFQKRAPKNLPDWIPTAHIAFPSGRTADEICPTEPAAVLWAANLGCLTFHPWPVRREDTDRPDELRIDLDPQPGTDYHHAVAAAHQLRALLEELGLRGWPKTSGGRGLHVFVPIAPRWTFTEVRRCAITLGRELERRMPGKVTTAWWKEERGERIFVDYNQTARDRTIASAYSVRPRPHAPVSAPLRWDEVDDAEPRDFDIVTMPARFAELGDLHADMDEHAFSLDVVLELADRDEHDHGLGDMPYPPDYPKMPGEPKRVQPSRAKHED from the coding sequence ATGGGTGCTGCCGGAAATGCGATCGAGCTGGAGGCGGGCGGACGGACGGTGCGGCTGTCCAGCCCGGACAAGGTGTACTTCCCGGAGCGCGGCCTCACCAAGAGGCACGTGGCCGAGTACTACCTGGCGGTCGCGGACGGCATCACCCGAGCCCTGCGCAACCGCCCCACGACCCTGGAACGGTTCCCGGACGGGGTGGACGGCGAGTCCTTCTTCCAGAAGCGGGCACCGAAAAACCTCCCCGACTGGATCCCGACCGCCCACATCGCCTTCCCGAGCGGACGCACGGCCGACGAGATCTGCCCCACCGAGCCCGCGGCCGTCCTCTGGGCGGCCAACCTGGGCTGCCTCACCTTCCACCCCTGGCCGGTCCGGCGCGAGGACACCGACCGGCCCGACGAACTGCGCATCGACCTGGATCCGCAACCGGGCACCGACTACCACCACGCCGTGGCAGCCGCCCATCAGCTCCGCGCCCTGCTGGAGGAACTGGGCCTGCGGGGCTGGCCCAAGACCTCGGGCGGCCGCGGACTGCACGTCTTCGTCCCGATCGCGCCGCGGTGGACCTTCACCGAGGTCCGGCGGTGCGCGATCACCCTCGGCCGCGAACTGGAGCGCCGCATGCCGGGCAAGGTCACGACGGCCTGGTGGAAGGAGGAGCGCGGCGAGCGGATCTTCGTCGACTACAACCAGACGGCGCGCGACCGCACGATCGCCTCCGCCTACTCCGTCCGCCCCCGCCCGCACGCGCCGGTGTCGGCCCCGCTGCGCTGGGACGAGGTGGACGACGCGGAACCGCGTGACTTCGACATCGTGACGATGCCGGCCCGCTTCGCCGAACTGGGCGATCTGCACGCCGACATGGACGAGCACGCCTTCTCCCTGGACGTCGTACTGGAACTCGCCGACCGCGACGAACACGACCACGGCCTGGGGGACATGCCCTACCCCCCGGACTACCCGAAGATGCCGGGCGAACCGAAGCGGGTCCAGCCGAGCCGCGCGAAACACGAGGACTGA